The following DNA comes from Bos indicus isolate NIAB-ARS_2022 breed Sahiwal x Tharparkar chromosome 3, NIAB-ARS_B.indTharparkar_mat_pri_1.0, whole genome shotgun sequence.
ccaaaaatttatttttagacaaaccaattatttgggcttcccaggtggcgctaatggtaaagaaccgcctgccaatgcaggagactaagagatgtggggttcgatccctgagtcaggaagatcccctggaggatggcatggcaacccactccagtattcttgcctggagaatcccatggacaaaggagcctgggggctacagtccatagcgttgcaaaaagtcagacacgaggtgacttagcacgcacacatgtccAATTATTTAGccatatttttatcatttcaaaaaTTTGATAAAAGAGTGACAACTGCCTTTTAAAGAACATTTGAAGCTGTCTCAGAACTCAGTCActaccccctcccccaacccagcaCATCTAGATTTTCTTTAGGACACGCTGACAAGTCGGGGTGGGAGGGGAATCATACCCCAAGTAGGTGATGCCCCCCATCTTAcccccccgccccgtcccccAGCCTCACTCTTCGATCTTGAGCTCGTGGACCCTGGGAATCCCCTGCACGCCTGGCCGCCGGAGCTCAGGCTGGGCACACCGGATGACGGTCTCCAGTGCCGCGCGGTAGCAGTGGGTTCGGAGGCTGGGGCCTGCTTTCTGTAGCCGCTCAGCATACTCCTCCAGGGCATGGCAGGCCCCCTCCCGAAGCCTGTAGGGCAGTTCATAGCCGGGTAGCCCAGCCACccactgactcagtgggtaaCCACCAGGGTCACTCAGCTTCATGTAGCAGCAGCCCACTGAAGCCAGGGCCACCACCTCAGGGCAGCAGCAGAAGTGCCTCAGCAAGGCAACACTCAGATCCCCACAGGCGTGGAGGCCCGTCAGCAGCAGGCGGGCCCTGCTCTGAGGTGAGGTCTCCAGCGGAAGCAGGAGCTCCTCACACAGGGTCGTGGGGTCCACCCACCTAACCACGTGGTGTGGGGGGTGACGAGGGCCAGTTTGGACCACCTGTGGAGGTAGGACAGAACAAAGGCAGATATGAGGCCTGTTTCCTGTCCATACACCACCTCGGGCCACAGGAAGGGATCTGTCCTGAGTTCCTTCCcaaggaggaaggtgggagagcAACTGGGGCAGAGGAAATGGGATAGATACTGCGTCTGTCATTACTAACTGCAAATCTTTTCATCTCTGAGTAccagcttcctcatttgtaatgAGGCTGATACCTGATTGGCCACTTTGTACAGCTGGCTGTGAGGAGGATGTATCGGTGTAGAAAGCACTTTTTAACTAGAAAGTGCCTTTAAGATGAGGCTTTGGTGAAGGAGGTAGCAGAAACAGGGACACACCGTCTCGAGCTGAGACATTTAAAAGAGAGAATTCAGCGTTGGTGCCTAGTTTCAGCCAAGGCAGTCCTGGTCTCATGGTCCTGGCTGCAGGAAAAGCTGGTCTACCTTTGGgttcctcttctcctctttctccagaGTCTGTAGGAGCTCCTGGTCTAGGCGCTGGGCTCTCTCCACCAGTCTCTGATCCCCTTCAATGCTCTTTACcatcagccccagccccagcgaCATGAAGCGGGAGAGATGGCCCTGGAGTCAAAAGAAGGGGGGTAAAGACAGCCCTGTTCAGGGTCCCCTACATAGTCCCCATCCCTATCTATGGTTTGGACACCTGAGTACCAGGCCCCCAGAGACTTAAATTCTGCCCAGCTTACTTCCTGCATTCCTTATTACTTGCCCTTCTGGGCCTGACAACCCGCCTTCTAGTTGTTCTATCCCcatgacaaaaaaaaacacaaaaaacaaaagcagactaTTATGGGTCTGGCTCACCTGGCCTGAGCCTACATCCACAACCTGGGTGCAGCCTGTGAGGTCACTCAGCTTCTTCACCAGCTGAAAGAAGAGGGAACAAAGGCCCCCTGGCCATTGGTTGTTGGCTCCCAGGGCAAACACTCATaaggagagcagagaggagcTGAGGATGGCAGAGGAAGACGGGTAGGGGGTGCCATGGAAGAGACAAGAGACATGGAAACCAAAATAGGGTGTGCTGACCCCGGCTCAGGCTACTATCTTTGCTCCTCTCAGGACAGTGATTCAGTCCCCATAGAACAAGAGTCCTGCTGTGATGCCATCAGCAGACTGTGAAGATTATCAGAACAAGAATAAGACAGTGATTCAACTATAGCCACCAATCAACCCAGCAAAAGGATGAAGATAGGCTTACAGTATACCTGCCAAGGAAGGGACCTTCTAGGGCCTCTGGTCCTATAGGTGATAAAAGGTGCCCAAACCTTTGTAATCCATAGGCTTAAGGAGTCCCCAAGGCCCCCAGATACTACCTGTACCCCAGCCATCTCCTCACCTCTCCCAGCCTCCGAATCTCATGCTGCTTCTTGGGCCTGACATGTTTCCGGAATGGAGCTGTCAGTCGGGAACTCtggctgggattctccaggaactCTGAGGGGGTCTGAAACCCAGGCGTCCGGGTAAAGGCCAGGGCATAGGCTGTGGACTTCAGGGCCAGCAGGGTGAGTGGCCACACCGACCTGTACCTGAGATAGCCCGCCCAGGCCCCCAGTGAATAGTCCCATTGCATCCTGAGTGTGCCAGCTTACAACCCAGGAAGCCCCTGTGAGACTGAGCAATGGCTCCCTGCAGGGCTCAGCTCCGAGTCCCCCAGCACAGGGTCCCTCTTGCCCATACCTGGCCACTTCCCCTTCTCTGGGCATCCCCAGCAGCAGCGTGGCCAGCTGTGGCGGGTTCAGTCCATCCAGTGCTTCCTGCCATGAGCAAGGGAGTGTGCCCCACAGGTTGTCTGTGAAAAATTCCTGCAGGGGAAAGGGAGAAGCAATCAACAGGCTACTTCCCCTCCCATTCTTCCCTACCCACACAACACATGGCCACCAGCTGCAACTAGCAGGAACCTCTCCTCATCGGAGTCACTTCTCTGAAGTCTGCTCTagccttcccctccttcctgagcCCAAATTGCATTCTGGACACATTTCTCCTTTTAGCAAAGTCCCCCTTGTTTATGTGTGTCCGCCACTCAGCTGAACTTAAGGGCATGTGTGGTGGCTTTGCACCTGCCTCCTTAACACagcagtgactaacacacactatcAGTATGTTACCATCTAGTAACCTACTGTTACATGTGCCAGACACCACAGACGCCAGACATTATATAtgccaaaatgtttgtttttatttttggtcatcacatgtgacatgtgggatcctagttccctgaccaggggctgaacctgggcTCTCTGCAGTGAAaacgccaagtcctaaccactggaccaccagggattccctgccagaatgtatttttattcatttatttgttcaacacAAATTCTGGAGCTTTGCTTAGGCATCAAGTTCTATCCTAAGCTCAGGGgatacaaacaacaaaacaaacagacaagaTCGCTGCTCTTGCAGAgttaacatttaaagaaattatttcaagtaaCATCAAGAGCCACATAGACAATAAAACACTAATGAGACAGTAACATAATGGAGAGTTTGAGAGTGTACTCTTAGAGTAATACAGCACATGTGAAACACTGCATGCCTTGGTTGCCCAGAGGCAGGGGCGGAGGTAAGTAAAATAGGTGAGGAGGGTCAAAAAGTACAAACCTCCAGTTACAATGTAAATGTCATGGAGATGTATAATATGGTGACTGTTGTAAATACTACTGTATTCTATGTCTGAAAGTTGCTGACAGTAGATCTTAAAAGGTCTCAtcgtaagaaaaaaattaactatgtACAGCGATGGATATTAACTGATgcaagagatggttagatagcatcactgatgcagtggacatgaattcatttaatggacatgaatttgaacaaactctgggagacagtggtggacagggaagcctggtgtgttgcagtccatggggtcacatagagtcagacacaacttagctactgaacaattatttcataatatatacaaataggaATCATTACATTACACTCCTGAAACtaaaatgttacatgtcaattctatctcaacttttaaaaattcaggtaGTAGCAAATACAGAATACTTTAATATGCCAGATActgtaacattttatatatgttaatgcaTTTCATTAATCTGTCCAAGTCAAGAAGCTAGTAAGTAGTACAGCTAGAATATGAAACCAATTCAACCCTAGAGTTTTGCCCTTAACCACCCTACTCAATTGCCTTTCTGTTGAGGAAAAACATTCCAGGAAGATcagtaagtgcaaaggccctgatcAAGCCAGTGTATATGTAGTATAGTGAATGTGGGAGAGAATGAAATGTGATCAGGTTTAAAAGGGAGCTTGTAGGGTTTTATAGGTAATGGTAACTATAATTaggatccaggcaagaatactgcagtgggttgccatttcctactccaggggatcttgtcaacccaggaattgaacccacatctcttgggtctcctgcattggcagacgaattctttacccctagcgccacctgtgaaATCCCAGAGTACCTAGGAAGCAAGAAATGTCACGATCAGATTTACATTTTTAGAACAGTCTGTTTTGTGAAGAAATGGGTATGGAAGGGAGGAAGCAAATACAGAAATCAGTTAGGAAGTAGTCCAGAAGAGAGATGATGTTGGCTTGACCTAGGGTGGTAGCAGTGTCAATGGAGGCATATGGGTGAATTTGGTGAATTCTGTTGAATCAACAGACTTGTTGAAAGAGCTGAATCAGAAAAGAGCTGAATCAAGGATGGCTTCTGGGTTTGGGAAATGAATAATTCCGTGGATGCTGGTGGCATTtatacatcatctcatttattcttcacaatGATCCTTCAAAATGGgatccattttacagctgaggatcTGGGGCTAGGAGGAATTTTTATGCCTAATGTTAACAGGATAGGGAAGGCTGGATTCTAGTCCGACTCTGTTAACTTCAAAGTTAGAATTGTCCGTTACATGGCAAAACAGGAATTTATTCAAAACCTGAATGAACGAACATGTGTGTTCTTGAAAACACCTCACATGTTGCTGGGATAGTTCAACATTGCCGCAGCAGCATGGCTCAAATGCCCATGCGCTTTATTACTCTGGACACGAGGAGATTAGAAAAACAACCCACATgctagaaatattaatatttaggtcatcagggaaaaaaaagaatcggGGGTTTTGCCCCAGCTTTAACCCTTTCTTGTACAgacaaaagactgaaaaaaaactattagaaaaaaaGATCAGACGCTAACTCTCCAGATTCTCCCCTAGTCGTGGCTAGGTAGACAATCACACAAGCAGGAGCACCCCACCCACATCCCTGTGGCCTCACGATGATGTAGGCGTCCAGGATGGAACGGTAGAGCGTCACGACCCGGGTGAGGTTCACCGCTAGCTGTCTCCTCTCTTCATGAGAGAGGCGCCGGGCGGAGACCCCGGGCATTCCGGGGCCCAGACGGTGGCGCGGGGAGCGAGAAAGCAATGAGGAGAGAACCAGGGTCAGGACCACGCGGGTCCGGGACCCGGGCTGGGCTCAGCACTTCAGGTGGTCTCAGAAGAAAAAGTGTCCGGTCCCCGATGTTGCCTTTCCGGGATTCCAGGCTGGGGGTGAAGACTTCAGGCGCACTCCTGACGTCACAGGTCGCGACGTCCCACAGCACCAAGGTTTCTACGTCTGAGACTAGCGGGGCGGGGGTGCCAGCGCAGTGACGTCACAGTGGTGTCGCGCAGTGCCCAGCTCACGAATAGGGGCGGGCCAAGAACCAGGTCTCGCCTCCAGATCCCGCCCCTTCCCGTACACTTCTCTCCTCTCCGGAAGTGAGGCCGGGGGGTGTCCCGCGCATTTCAGTTCCCGTTTGTCGAGGCTTCCCCACACCTTCGAGTTGTACCTCCACGGGGCTAGAGGGGCCGGGGAGCGcatcccgcccccgcccccacccacaccgcccccgccgctgccgccgctgcCGCTGCCCACACACTCGGAATCCCTGGCCTCGCTCCCGGAGACAGGGGCCGTGCGGGTACGCGGGCGCCGGCCTCCGGCGCGTTCCAACCCGCGGGCCTGCCGGCCTGGGCACCGCCGACGCGCGCCAATTTCCGCATCCGGCTCCTGGCGCTTCCGGTCTTAGCGGGTCCATCTAGGAGGTAAGTGAGTGAGCGTGCGAGGCAGGCTCCGCGGCGTGGATGGCAGCTGATCCTTAGACTCGGTTCCTTCCCCCACCAGTGTGTGTTGTCAAAGGTCCTTTCGTGGGACAGAGACTTGAGTGAGATGCATGTGGAGATTTCCCCCACCTGGAAACGAGGGAGATGAGTGCCTGAATTTGTATCTCTACTCGTGGGACCCGCGTGGGGATGCTAGGGTAATCCAGAGGTCAACTTTGCCAAACCTGTCACTGCCTTTGAGCATACTTAGACGTTCCCTCCATGGGCAGATGATAGAGTTCACCTATTCTGGCGTTGTAGATCGCAGTTTCAGCTAGTTGGTTTTGCGACCCCCTAAGTTTACAAATGAGACTGAGATCTAGAGAGGGGACATGgccttcctaataccatacagcTGGTGAATTGTGGAGCTTTCTAGAATCCAGGCTTCCTGGTTCAGAATGAAGTTCTCCTTCTGTCATTTCACATTATTTGAGAGGTTATTCTGATGTCTTTCCTCTCTCTTAAGTCCTGCAAAGATGGGTCTTATTGATTCCCAAGCCTATGGGCTCCGTTATCAGGATCGCTTTCTTCCCTAGGGTATGCTGCAAACCTCCAAATGCTGGTCTGTGGGATTCAGCAGATGAGTCTTCTATCTTCCTCTCATCTGTAAGCTGTTCTTCCCAACTATTCTCTCACCATCCAGTGTCATCATGTCTACCTTACTCCTCAATCTGGATTTTGGCGAGCCTCCCCCCAAAAAGGCATTAGAGGGAAATGCCAAGCACCGAAAATTTGTCAAGAAGAGGCGACTGTTGGAACGGAAAGGCTTCCTCAATAAGAAGAAGCAGCCCCCTAGCAAGGTGCCTAAGTTGCACTCAGAACCTTCACAGAAAGGGGAAACTCCCAGGGTAGATGGCACTTGGAAGGCCACTCCCCTTCCAAAGAAGAAGACAACAGCTGCCTCCAGCAGTGGGTCAGAGCAGTCCCTGGACAAGAAAGCTGCAGTGCCTTGGCTGACTCCTGCCCCTTCACAGAAGGCTGGTTCTGTTGTGGCTAAAGTAGATTTGCTGGGGGAGTTCCAGAGCGCCCTACCAAAGATTAAGAGCCACCCAACTCGCCCCCAGAAGAAGGGATCCCAGAAGAATCCTCCACCCAAGAATGGCCCACAGAACTCCACCCATACACATTCAGAGAATAAATACTCTGGGGTATCCCAGAAGATACCGGGGAAGATGGTGGCAATTGACTGTGAGATGGTGGGTACTGGACCCAAGGGGCATGTCAGTTCCTTGGCTCGATGTAGCATTGTCAACTACGACGGAGATGTGCTCTATGATGAGTACATCCTCCCCCCCTGCCACATTGTGGACTACCGGACCAGATGGAGTGGTATCCGGAAGCAGCACATGGTGAATGCTACACCCTTCAAGATTGCTCGGAACCAGGTAGGAGGCATGAGGGATGGTGGTAGCAGCGAAGCAGATAGGGCAAGGTCCAAATCATTTTTCAGCAAAGGATATCACTCTGGGAAGGCACCAAAGGATTGTGGAGGGATGGTTGGAGTGGATGGGAGTAGCAGATAAAGAAGGCTTTTCTTTTGGGATGAAGAGTGGTAAGAACCTGgaaacttacaaatagctggtgtaataaactgtatTAGATCTGTTTTAGATCCCAAGTGGAATCCTCATCTGGCTAATTGGGACTCTGCTAGAAAAACAGCAACCTGTGATGGACAGAGTAGCAGGCATGAGTGCCAGGGGGAAAGGGCTCAATTTGAGAATACCTTGTagaggtggggctggggttgAGAACAGAGAGGTGGAGGGCGCTTCCCAAGCAAGAAGTGGCCTGTGGCAGTGTGGAAAGTTGGTGGATAACTGGAACAGGCAGCCTGCAGTGAAGGGGGTAAAAGACACAGGCCTGATATGCTGGGGTTCTCATCTCATTCACTGAACAATCCTAGCCACTGTAAGCTCTATGCTGAAAACTGGAGGCACGCTGAATGAACAGGAAAGGAGGATGAACTGGTAGAGGGGAAGCGGAAAGGAGCTGCTGGTCTTGGAAGGCCTCCAGAGGGCACCCTTGATCCACTGTGTAATTTCAGCTCCACATTCTTTGTCTTGTCTAGACACACTGTTCCAGTAATTTCTCATATGCCAGAGCAGTAAGTTGGAGGAATTTCATCAGCTAGGTTTTAGAAAGAACATGAAGAGTTAAAGAACATCCTGTGCACCCTCAAGTGTGAGCAAAGGCTCGGGAGAGTCAGAAGATCGGGTGGGTCTGAAACAGCACATCCACTTAGCTTTAATGAAGGCTGTGTGTTAAAATTAATGCAAAGTAAAGGTGTTAGTGGTCAGTAAACTGTAGGGGCGACTAAATACCAAGTTGATTAGACTATATCTGGTTTTCATCATAAAAATCAGTGCCCAAGCTGGGGTATGAGACCAAGGTACATTCAAATGAGTCTGTACCCTTCCAAGGGGGTCCCATTGAGAGGCCAGGCATTGATTCCAGGCCTGTTAACTCTTTCGCGGTCTGTTTGGAACCCCATTTTGGTAACAGCCCTCAGAGTTCATGGCATATTCTTTCGACATCCTCATTggaaatgaatctttttttttagggGGTGGGGCATACCTTGAGGCTTGTGAGATCTTTGTTCTgtaactggggatcaaacctggtccccctggcagtgagagtgctgagtcctaaccactggactgccaattCTTAATtcccaatttttaattttttatagctTGTAGGCCCTTTGAGAGTCTGATGAAAGCCATAGATTCCCTcccaaaacaaacacagaaacataCGCATATCAATTTGCATATAGTTGGGGGCTTCCATTACCTCCCTGGAGCCCATCTTTACAGTAATTGTCCCAGCCTGTATCTAAGGCCAACGTAACAATTATCATGGTTAAAGAACTTCAAGTATCAAGCCAGGACTGAACTAGGTAATTACATGAACATCACATTGAGGTAGAAATTAATGCGACAATAAGGAACCACTGGCTAGGCGTCCAAACAGGGTTACACCATGAAAGATGCCTACTTTTACCTCGGGGAGAGGAGATGGATTTCAGGTAAAAGAAAACTTGTGGGAGAAGGCATTTCAGGGATGAGACAGGTGAGCAAGTGGTGAAAAGAGCCTAGGAGGACTTAGAGCTGTGTTGGACTTTTAGAATGCAGAGGCTGCATCTGTGAGTCGTGCTTCTTACCACCTCCTCTTCCATGTCTGTTTCAGATCTTGAAGATTCTGGCAGGGAAGATAGTGGTGGGGCATGCCATCCACAACGACTTCAAAGCCCTTCAGTACATTCATCCCAAGTCCCTCACACGAGACACCTCTCATATCCCCCTCCTCAACCGTAAGGCTGACTGCCCAGAGAATGCCACCATGTCTCTGAAGAGTCTCACCAAGAAGCTGTTGAACCGGGACATCCAGGTAGCGTCTCCCCAAAGGCTGCCAGACCCCTGGCTTGGACGGGAAAGGCTCACCTGGTGCCTCTCTCCAGGCTCTGACACTCAGATTCCTCTGACTGTAGAAAGATCCAGGGGGAGATGctctgatgggaagaactttgGGCAGAGAGGTCCATCTCTACTTAGGCATAACAGTTCTTGTTTCCTGCTTCCCAGAGTGTTCCCCAGGCtacttggaaaaggaaaaaagcctAAAAGTGGGACTAAAACCCTAAGTAAGAAAAATGGGAAGCAGGTAGATGTGGTGGCCTAACTGACCATAAAGTGGCTTCAGGGGCCTCTTAGTATTTCATATGTTTGGCAGTCAAAGAGGGGGTGGTCTGCCTGGCATGAGAGTATAGACATGTCATACATAGATTAGTTAAGGAACTAGGGAAGATGGAAGACTCAGAAGGTCTGTCTATGATCAGGTCTGTTCTGCTTCTACAGAAGAATGTAGAACAATATGGTGTGTACTTGTTGCCACAGAAAGGACTGAGGCACACCATAGTATAGGAGTTGAACCCCTGAAATCAGGTGATGAGTGGGGCCCCACCAGAGGTCTGCCTTTGCAGCCCGCTAACTGCACAAGCAGCAGCATCACTGAGGTTGGAGA
Coding sequences within:
- the ISG20L2 gene encoding interferon-stimulated 20 kDa exonuclease-like 2 gives rise to the protein MSTLLLNLDFGEPPPKKALEGNAKHRKFVKKRRLLERKGFLNKKKQPPSKVPKLHSEPSQKGETPRVDGTWKATPLPKKKTTAASSSGSEQSLDKKAAVPWLTPAPSQKAGSVVAKVDLLGEFQSALPKIKSHPTRPQKKGSQKNPPPKNGPQNSTHTHSENKYSGVSQKIPGKMVAIDCEMVGTGPKGHVSSLARCSIVNYDGDVLYDEYILPPCHIVDYRTRWSGIRKQHMVNATPFKIARNQILKILAGKIVVGHAIHNDFKALQYIHPKSLTRDTSHIPLLNRKADCPENATMSLKSLTKKLLNRDIQAGKSGHSSVEDAQATMELYKLVEVEWEQHLAQNPPKD
- the METTL25B gene encoding methyltransferase-like protein 25B isoform X2 → MAGSTGWTEPATAGHAAAGDAQRRGSGQSTAYALAFTRTPGFQTPSEFLENPSQSSRLTAPFRKHVRPKKQHEIRRLGELVKKLSDLTGCTQVVDVGSGQGHLSRFMSLGLGLMVKSIEGDQRLVERAQRLDQELLQTLEKEEKRNPKVVQTGPRHPPHHVVRWVDPTTLCEELLLPLETSPQSRARLLLTGLHACGDLSVALLRHFCCCPEVVALASVGCCYMKLSDPGGYPLSQWVAGLPGYELPYRLREGACHALEEYAERLQKAGPSLRTHCYRAALETVIRCAQPELRRPGVQGIPRVHELKIEEYVQRGLQRVGLDPHLPLNVAALRAHQAQENRVVAFFSLALLLAPLVETLILLDRLLYLQEQGFHAELLPIFSPELSPRNLVLVATKGPLGEAFSLLETEDN
- the METTL25B gene encoding methyltransferase-like protein 25B isoform X4, with product MPGVSARRLSHEERRQLAVNLTRVVTLYRSILDAYIIEFFTDNLWGTLPCSWQEALDGLNPPQLATLLLGMPREGEVARYRSVWPLTLLALKSTAYALAFTRTPGFQTPSEFLENPSQSSRLTAPFRKHVRPKKQHEIRRLGELVKKLSDLTGCTQVVDVGSGQGHLSRFMSLGLGLMVKSIEGDQRLVERAQRLDQELLQTLEKEEKRNPKICAAGATAGGAGPPPATECGCPSSSPGPGEPCGGLLQPGPAAGPTGGDADSTGPAALPSGAGLPR
- the METTL25B gene encoding methyltransferase-like protein 25B isoform X1; this translates as MPGVSARRLSHEERRQLAVNLTRVVTLYRSILDAYIIEFFTDNLWGTLPCSWQEALDGLNPPQLATLLLGMPREGEVARYRSVWPLTLLALKSTAYALAFTRTPGFQTPSEFLENPSQSSRLTAPFRKHVRPKKQHEIRRLGELVKKLSDLTGCTQVVDVGSGQGHLSRFMSLGLGLMVKSIEGDQRLVERAQRLDQELLQTLEKEEKRNPKVVQTGPRHPPHHVVRWVDPTTLCEELLLPLETSPQSRARLLLTGLHACGDLSVALLRHFCCCPEVVALASVGCCYMKLSDPGGYPLSQWVAGLPGYELPYRLREGACHALEEYAERLQKAGPSLRTHCYRAALETVIRCAQPELRRPGVQGIPRVHELKIEEYVQRGLQRVGLDPHLPLNVAALRAHQAQENRVVAFFSLALLLAPLVETLILLDRLLYLQEQGFHAELLPIFSPELSPRNLVLVATKGPLGEAFSLLETEDN
- the METTL25B gene encoding methyltransferase-like protein 25B isoform X3; its protein translation is MAGSTGWTEPATAGHAAAGDAQRRGSGQTPSEFLENPSQSSRLTAPFRKHVRPKKQHEIRRLGELVKKLSDLTGCTQVVDVGSGQGHLSRFMSLGLGLMVKSIEGDQRLVERAQRLDQELLQTLEKEEKRNPKVVQTGPRHPPHHVVRWVDPTTLCEELLLPLETSPQSRARLLLTGLHACGDLSVALLRHFCCCPEVVALASVGCCYMKLSDPGGYPLSQWVAGLPGYELPYRLREGACHALEEYAERLQKAGPSLRTHCYRAALETVIRCAQPELRRPGVQGIPRVHELKIEEYVQRGLQRVGLDPHLPLNVAALRAHQAQENRVVAFFSLALLLAPLVETLILLDRLLYLQEQGFHAELLPIFSPELSPRNLVLVATKGPLGEAFSLLETEDN